A genomic segment from Conger conger chromosome 2, fConCon1.1, whole genome shotgun sequence encodes:
- the afmid gene encoding kynurenine formamidase isoform X1: MKRVLYNSFYSSGPTLVMCDGTERARSEAQALLNVPYGEGDDEKLDVYIPSNPSLDLPLVIYLHGGLWQFLSKEESGFIAGPLVQKGVVVVAVGYQTAPKGDMDLMVSRVRRSVVSILQQYSHISGLYLCGHSAGAQLVAMVLSTDWTEYCITPQIRGALLVSGMYDLVPVLSTHVNEFLKMTEEVAVRNSPNRLVAQLKRSSSDCDIVVAMAQNDSADFRKQSEEYFKALQCSGLKVSLEDVPDTDHFSVMERCVDGDYHLTQLLLRMIGRD; encoded by the exons ATGAAACGCGTCTTGTATAATTCATTTTACAGCTCTGGTCCTACGTTAGttatgtgtgatg gtacagaGAGGGCTCGCAGTGAAGCACAAGCCCTACTGAATGTGCCTTACGGAGAGGGGGATGATGAGAAACTGGATGTTTACATTCCCAGTAATCCTTCTTTAG ATTTGCCGCTGGTTATTTACCTCCACGGCGGATTGTGGCAGTTTCTGAG TAAAGAAGAGTCCGGCTTCATTGCTGGCCCCTTGGTTCAGAAGGGAGTGGTCGTGGTTGCTGTGGGTTACCAAACTGCCCCCAAAG GTGATATGGATTTGATGGTGTCTCGGGTGCGTCGCAGTGTCGTGTCCATCCTGCAGCAGTATTCTCACATCAG tgggtTGTATCTTTGTGGCCATTCTGCAGGAGCTCAGCTCGTCGCCATGGTTCTGAGTACAGACTGGACTGAGTACTGCATCACTCCTCAAATCAGAG gtgcacTCCTGGTCAGTGGCATGTATGACCTGGTACCTGTGCTCTCTACCCATGTAAACGAGTTCCTGAAGATGACAGA GGAGGTGGCAGTGAGGAACAGCCCAAACCGATTGGTCGCTCAGCTGAAGCGGTCCTCCTCTGATTGTGACATTGTGGTTGCCATGGCGCAGAATGATTCCGCTGATTTCAGGAAGCAATCGGAGGAATACTTCAAA gccctgCAGTGCTCTGGTCTGAAGGTGTCCTTGGAGGACGTTCCGGACACCGACCACTTCAGTGTGATGGAGCGCTGTGTGGACGGAGACTACCACCTCACTCAG CTCCTACTCAGGATGATTGGAAGAGACTGA
- the afmid gene encoding kynurenine formamidase isoform X2: MSANDTIKAHVAALRKGTERARSEAQALLNVPYGEGDDEKLDVYIPSNPSLDLPLVIYLHGGLWQFLSKEESGFIAGPLVQKGVVVVAVGYQTAPKGDMDLMVSRVRRSVVSILQQYSHISGLYLCGHSAGAQLVAMVLSTDWTEYCITPQIRGALLVSGMYDLVPVLSTHVNEFLKMTEEVAVRNSPNRLVAQLKRSSSDCDIVVAMAQNDSADFRKQSEEYFKALQCSGLKVSLEDVPDTDHFSVMERCVDGDYHLTQLLLRMIGRD, from the exons ATGTCAGCGAATGATACAATAAAGGCTCATGTAGCCGCCCTCAGAAAAG gtacagaGAGGGCTCGCAGTGAAGCACAAGCCCTACTGAATGTGCCTTACGGAGAGGGGGATGATGAGAAACTGGATGTTTACATTCCCAGTAATCCTTCTTTAG ATTTGCCGCTGGTTATTTACCTCCACGGCGGATTGTGGCAGTTTCTGAG TAAAGAAGAGTCCGGCTTCATTGCTGGCCCCTTGGTTCAGAAGGGAGTGGTCGTGGTTGCTGTGGGTTACCAAACTGCCCCCAAAG GTGATATGGATTTGATGGTGTCTCGGGTGCGTCGCAGTGTCGTGTCCATCCTGCAGCAGTATTCTCACATCAG tgggtTGTATCTTTGTGGCCATTCTGCAGGAGCTCAGCTCGTCGCCATGGTTCTGAGTACAGACTGGACTGAGTACTGCATCACTCCTCAAATCAGAG gtgcacTCCTGGTCAGTGGCATGTATGACCTGGTACCTGTGCTCTCTACCCATGTAAACGAGTTCCTGAAGATGACAGA GGAGGTGGCAGTGAGGAACAGCCCAAACCGATTGGTCGCTCAGCTGAAGCGGTCCTCCTCTGATTGTGACATTGTGGTTGCCATGGCGCAGAATGATTCCGCTGATTTCAGGAAGCAATCGGAGGAATACTTCAAA gccctgCAGTGCTCTGGTCTGAAGGTGTCCTTGGAGGACGTTCCGGACACCGACCACTTCAGTGTGATGGAGCGCTGTGTGGACGGAGACTACCACCTCACTCAG CTCCTACTCAGGATGATTGGAAGAGACTGA
- the LOC133121841 gene encoding soluble calcium-activated nucleotidase 1-like isoform X1 — MSGVGMTALPLWRLPLLAGGGSAPLGLLASVLALALALYLSQAAGGSSGRYNSTYPLSPPEHTAGGVRYRIAVIADLDTASRRGANASELTWVSYLRRGHLEVLEGGERLELRWDPQSELLQTQLAERGRGMELSELVAFDGHLYSVDDRTGVVYRIHGNRAVPWVILPDGDGSVPKGFKAEWLAVKDQQLYVGGLGKEWTTTTGEVVNDNPEWVKVVGYHGDVRHQNWVPQYQALRNAAGISPPGYLLHEAAVWSDVWRRWFFLPRRVSSERYDEVADEQRGSNLLLSCSPDFLCVAAGRAGPLLPARGFSSFRFVPGTGDTLVLALKSEERDGKTASYILAFTLDGRVLLPDTHIGHVKYEGLEFI, encoded by the exons ATGAGTGGCGTTGGCATGACTGCGCTCCCCCTGTGGAGGCTCCCCCTGTTGGCGGGCGGGGGCAGCGCGCCCCTGGGCCTGCTGGCCTCTGTGCTCGCCCTGGCCCTGGCGCTGTAcctgagccaggcagcagggggcagcagcggCCGCTACAACTCCACCTACCCCCTGTCCCCGCCCGAGCACACGGCCGGCGGGGTGCGCTACCGCATCGCCGTCATCGCCGACCTGGACACAGCCTCGCGGCGCGGGGCCAACGCCAGCGAGCTCACCTGGGTCAGCTACCTGCGGCGCGGGCACCTGGAGGTGCTGGAGGGCGGGGAGCGGCTGGAGCTGCGGTGGGACCCCCAGAGCGAGCTCCTGCAGACCCAGCTGGCCGAGCGTGGCCGCGGCATGGAGCTCTCGGAGCTGGTGGCGTTCGACGGGCACCTCTACAGCGTGGACGACCGCACGGGAGTGGTCTACCGCATCCACGGCAACCGGGCCGTGCCCTGGGTCATCCTGCCCGACGGCGACGGGTCCGTCCCTAAAG GCTTTAAGGCAGAGTGGTTGGCAGTGAAAGATCAGCAGCTCTATGTGGGGGGTCTCGGGAAGGAGTGGACCACGACCACGGGGGAGGTTGTCAATGACAACCCAGAGTGGGTCAAGGTGGTGGGTTACCATGGTGACGTCCGTCACCAGAACTGGGTGCCCCAGTACCAGGCCCTCAGGAACGCAGCCGGGATCAGCCCCCCAG GGTACCTGCTCCACGAGGCGGCGGTGTGGAGTGATGTGTGGCGTCGCTGGTTCTTCCTCCCGCGGCGCGTGAGCTCCGAGCGCTACGACGAGGTGGCGGACGAGCAGCGTGGCTCCAACCTGCTGCTGAGCTGCTCGCCCGACTTCCTGTGTGTGGCCGCCGGCCGGGCGGGGCCCCTGCTGCCCGCTCGGGGCTTCTCCTCCTTCCGCTTCGTCCCCGGCACCGGCGACACCCTCGTCCTGGCCCTCAAATCCGAGGAGCGCGACGGGAAGACCGCCTCCTACATCCTGGCCTTCACGCTCGACGGCCGCGTCCTCCTGCCCGACACCCACATCGGCCACGTCAAGTACGAGGGGCTGGAGTTCATCTAG
- the LOC133121841 gene encoding soluble calcium-activated nucleotidase 1-like isoform X2, which yields MSGVGMTALPLWRLPLLAGGGSAPLGLLASVLALALALYLSQAAGGSSGRYNSTYPLSPPEHTAGGVRYRIAVIADLDTASRRGANASELTWVSYLRRGHLEVLEGGERLELRWDPQSELLQTQLAERGRGMELSELVAFDGHLYSVDDRTGVVYRIHGNRAVPWVILPDGDGSVPKGYLLHEAAVWSDVWRRWFFLPRRVSSERYDEVADEQRGSNLLLSCSPDFLCVAAGRAGPLLPARGFSSFRFVPGTGDTLVLALKSEERDGKTASYILAFTLDGRVLLPDTHIGHVKYEGLEFI from the exons ATGAGTGGCGTTGGCATGACTGCGCTCCCCCTGTGGAGGCTCCCCCTGTTGGCGGGCGGGGGCAGCGCGCCCCTGGGCCTGCTGGCCTCTGTGCTCGCCCTGGCCCTGGCGCTGTAcctgagccaggcagcagggggcagcagcggCCGCTACAACTCCACCTACCCCCTGTCCCCGCCCGAGCACACGGCCGGCGGGGTGCGCTACCGCATCGCCGTCATCGCCGACCTGGACACAGCCTCGCGGCGCGGGGCCAACGCCAGCGAGCTCACCTGGGTCAGCTACCTGCGGCGCGGGCACCTGGAGGTGCTGGAGGGCGGGGAGCGGCTGGAGCTGCGGTGGGACCCCCAGAGCGAGCTCCTGCAGACCCAGCTGGCCGAGCGTGGCCGCGGCATGGAGCTCTCGGAGCTGGTGGCGTTCGACGGGCACCTCTACAGCGTGGACGACCGCACGGGAGTGGTCTACCGCATCCACGGCAACCGGGCCGTGCCCTGGGTCATCCTGCCCGACGGCGACGGGTCCGTCCCTAAAG GGTACCTGCTCCACGAGGCGGCGGTGTGGAGTGATGTGTGGCGTCGCTGGTTCTTCCTCCCGCGGCGCGTGAGCTCCGAGCGCTACGACGAGGTGGCGGACGAGCAGCGTGGCTCCAACCTGCTGCTGAGCTGCTCGCCCGACTTCCTGTGTGTGGCCGCCGGCCGGGCGGGGCCCCTGCTGCCCGCTCGGGGCTTCTCCTCCTTCCGCTTCGTCCCCGGCACCGGCGACACCCTCGTCCTGGCCCTCAAATCCGAGGAGCGCGACGGGAAGACCGCCTCCTACATCCTGGCCTTCACGCTCGACGGCCGCGTCCTCCTGCCCGACACCCACATCGGCCACGTCAAGTACGAGGGGCTGGAGTTCATCTAG